In one window of Pagrus major chromosome 12, Pma_NU_1.0 DNA:
- the uap1l1 gene encoding UDP-N-acetylhexosamine pyrophosphorylase-like protein 1, protein MLSLEQVRQGLESAGQSHVLQFWSELSEEERDSFLQELSQLDLDGLKDHCESPARSAASLPSKLDEHMEPVPPEFIGSVKKSDQSALEEWENEGLLKISENRVGVLLLAGGQGTRLGVQYPKGMYNVGLPSSKTLYQIQAERIRKIQELSDRKHGSKCTVPWYIMTSEFTLAPTEKFFKENNFFGLESSNIVMFEQRMIPAVDFDEKVILQGKGKIAMAPDGNGGLYQALVDNKVLEDMKKRGVEYLHVYCVDNILVKMADPVFIGFCVSKGADCGAKVVEKAYPTEPVGVVCRVRGVAQVVEYSEIQQKTAELRGPGGELVYRAGNICNHFFTRAFLQDVAEKFKGQLRQHVALKKVPFVDMCGNHVTPTQPNGIKMEKFVFDVFPFSRSFVVFEVLREDEFSPLKNADGAATDSPTTARNSLLAQHSRWATAAGATLLDEHGNPLPPTASVSAGDNQAARCEISPLVSYFGEGLEKLLKGRTLPSPFILDEKRAKELQAQ, encoded by the exons ATGCTTTCCTTGGAGCAAGTGAGGCAGGGTTTAGAGAGCGCGGGACAGTCTCATGTCCTGCAGTTCTGGTCGGAGCTgagtgaagaggagagggacagTTTCCTCCAGGAGCTGTCTCAGCTGGACCTGGACGGGCTGAAGGATCACTGTGAAAGCCCCGCAAGGTCTGCAGCCTCCCTGCCAAGCAAGCTGGACGAACACATGGAGCCGGTCCCTCCAGAGTTCATCGGCAGCGTGAAGAAAAGTGACCAAAGTGCTCTGGAGGAGTGGGAAAATGAAG GGCTGTTGAAAATCTCAGAGAATCGTGTGGGAGTCCTGCTGTTGGCCGGCGGTCAGGGGACCCGTCTTGGTGTTCAGTATCCCAAAGGGATGTATAACGTTGGGCTACCAAGCAGCAAAACCCTGTATCAGATCCAGGCAGAGCGTATTCGCAAGATCCAGGAGCTGTCAGACAGAAAGCATGGCTCAAAATGCACTGTTCCATG GTACATAATGACCAGTGAGTTCACTCTGGCTCCTACTGAGAAGTTCTTCAAGGAGAACAACTTTTTTGGTCTGGAGTCATCAAACATTGTCATGTTTGAGCAAAGGATGATCCCAGCAGTGGACTTTGATGAAAAGGTCATCCTGCAGGGTAAAGGAAAGATAGCCATGGCCCCAG ATGGGAATGGTGGTCTGTACCAGGCGTTGGTGGACAACAAGGTGCTGGAGGACATGAAGAAGAGGGGAGTGGAGTACCTGCATGTCTACTGTGTGGACAACATCCTGGTCAAGATGGCCGACCCAGTGTTTATCGGGTTCTGTGTGAGCAAAGGGGCCGACTGTGGAGCCAAG GTGGTGGAGAAGGCCTACCCTACCGAGCCAGTGGGCGTGGTTTGCAGGGTGCGAGGTGTCGCCCAGGTGGTGGAGTACAGCGAGATCCAACAAAAGACTGCTGAGCTCCGAGGACCTGGAGGAGAGCTGGTGTACAGAGCTGGAAACATCTGCAATCACTTCTTTACCAGGGCTTTCCTGCAGGATGTCGCAGA GAAATTTAAAGGCCAACTGAGACAACACGTTGCACTCAAGAAAGTGCCCTTTGTGGACATGTGCGGCAATCATGTTACACCCACCCAACCCAATGGCATAAAGATGGAGAAAtttgtttttgatgtatttccATTCTCAAG GAGCTTTGTTGTGTTTGAGGTGTTGAGGGAGGATGAGTTTTCCCCGCTGAAAAATGCCGATGGAGCAGCCACTGACAGCCCCACCACAGCCAGAAACTCACTGCTGGCGCAGCACAGTCGCTGGGCCACAGCTGCAGGAGCCACGCTGTTGGATGAACATGGGAATCCCCTACCTCCTACAGCTag TGTATCTGCAGGGGACAATCAGGCAGCCCGATGTGAGATTTCACCACTGGTCTCCTACTTTGGAGAG GGGCTGGAGAAACTGCTGAAAGGGAGGACACTGCCATCTCCCTTCATTCTGGATGAAAAAAGGGCCAAAGAGCTGCAGGCTCAGTAA